In Terriglobales bacterium, a genomic segment contains:
- a CDS encoding S41 family peptidase yields the protein MSKHLKIGLLSLSFLIVLLVVLGGLGVHAASSNNDGAYRQLGVYSEVLSRIRTEYVEEPNFSAVTSGALHGLLDSLDANSSYLNPEEYKFYKNHQNDGHANIGATVSRRFGYAAVVSVLPGGPADKAGVQTGDIIEAIEGKSTHEMSLAAVEEQLAGKQGSNIEFAVVRPGKAEPQKITITRDNVVIPGTTDKILEDGIADIQPVTLTKGKAQEVANKIREEQKKGAKKLILDLRNVSQGDATEAASVANLFLNHGTITYLQGQKYPKQTLIAEPQKAITTLPLVVLVNRGTAGPGEIVAAAILDNNRGDVVGDKTFGSGSVQKVIDIPDGSALILSVAKYYTPSGKAIEDNAVTPNVVVASNLDDALSDDEDGAAAPAPQEKPKQQKDDDQLRRAIEVLKARS from the coding sequence ATGTCGAAGCATTTGAAGATTGGTCTCCTTTCCCTCTCGTTCTTAATCGTTCTCCTGGTTGTGCTTGGTGGACTAGGTGTCCACGCGGCCAGCAGTAACAATGACGGCGCCTACCGCCAGCTTGGCGTGTATAGCGAAGTCCTTTCTCGCATTCGGACGGAATATGTCGAGGAGCCGAACTTCTCGGCCGTCACCAGCGGCGCTTTACACGGGCTGCTGGATTCACTTGACGCCAACTCGAGCTACCTGAATCCGGAAGAGTACAAGTTCTACAAGAACCACCAGAACGACGGCCACGCGAACATCGGAGCGACGGTGTCGAGGCGCTTCGGTTACGCGGCGGTAGTATCAGTGCTTCCGGGTGGACCAGCCGACAAGGCTGGCGTCCAGACGGGCGACATTATTGAGGCGATCGAGGGCAAGAGCACGCACGAGATGTCGCTGGCGGCCGTCGAGGAACAACTCGCCGGCAAGCAGGGATCGAACATTGAATTTGCAGTTGTGCGTCCCGGCAAGGCTGAGCCCCAGAAGATTACGATCACGCGCGACAACGTCGTGATCCCCGGCACGACTGACAAGATTCTGGAAGACGGGATCGCGGACATCCAGCCGGTGACTCTCACCAAAGGCAAGGCACAGGAAGTAGCCAACAAGATTCGCGAAGAGCAGAAAAAGGGCGCGAAGAAGCTGATCCTCGACTTGCGGAACGTCTCTCAGGGTGACGCGACCGAAGCGGCTTCCGTCGCCAATCTCTTTCTGAATCACGGGACTATTACGTATCTGCAGGGTCAAAAGTATCCGAAACAGACGCTGATTGCTGAGCCACAGAAGGCAATCACCACCCTGCCGCTGGTTGTGCTTGTAAATCGCGGAACTGCAGGACCCGGCGAGATCGTGGCGGCGGCGATCCTCGACAACAATCGCGGCGACGTGGTGGGCGACAAGACCTTCGGCAGCGGTTCGGTGCAGAAAGTTATCGACATCCCTGATGGCTCAGCGCTGATCCTGTCAGTCGCGAAGTACTACACGCCTAGCGGCAAAGCGATTGAAGATAACGCCGTGACACCCAACGTTGTGGTAGCCAGCAACCTCGACGATGCATTGTCGGATGACGAAGATGGCGCGGCGGCGCCAGCTCCGCAGGAGAAACCGAAGCAGCAGAAGGATGACGATCAGCTTCGGCGCGCAATTGAAGTGTTGAAGGCTAGAAGCTAG
- a CDS encoding PASTA domain-containing protein, with protein MTADKREWRIIRLLRLITRSLILLLIALFSALAAMRFAIHGREARVPNVKGLPLFQAQEAANHAGLTIFVEDKFYSSYVPEGSIISQIPVTNSRVRRGGRIRVAESIGPLRVSIPDLVGQTELAATLNLRRRGLDAVTIPGVPVSNVSPDQVIAQVPAAGATEFTSPKVSLLLAQPPKTPEYVMPNFVGRQLTEAKEKIARAGLQLASVAVVGRAIVPNQEGSPPGALVPSPTPTTTPTWGTIAAQSPPAGARITPDSQIRLSVTQ; from the coding sequence ATGACTGCCGATAAACGAGAATGGCGCATCATCAGGCTCTTGCGGCTCATCACCCGCTCGCTCATTCTTCTGCTGATTGCGCTCTTCTCTGCACTCGCGGCCATGCGGTTCGCTATTCACGGACGTGAGGCGCGCGTCCCAAACGTGAAGGGATTGCCGCTGTTCCAGGCGCAGGAGGCTGCAAATCACGCCGGTCTCACCATATTTGTCGAGGATAAGTTCTACAGTTCCTACGTCCCTGAAGGCAGCATCATCTCGCAAATCCCGGTGACGAACAGCAGAGTGCGCCGCGGAGGACGTATACGCGTCGCCGAGAGCATCGGACCGTTGCGTGTTTCCATTCCCGATTTGGTCGGCCAAACCGAGCTTGCCGCAACTCTCAATCTGCGGCGTCGTGGACTCGATGCGGTCACGATTCCTGGAGTCCCAGTTTCCAATGTGTCACCGGATCAGGTGATCGCACAAGTGCCCGCCGCAGGCGCAACGGAATTCACCTCGCCGAAGGTAAGCCTGTTACTCGCCCAGCCGCCCAAGACGCCCGAATACGTAATGCCCAATTTTGTTGGCCGCCAACTAACCGAGGCCAAAGAGAAGATCGCCCGTGCAGGATTGCAGCTTGCCAGCGTAGCTGTGGTCGGGAGAGCCATCGTGCCCAACCAGGAAGGAAGTCCTCCCGGCGCTCTAGTCCCTTCCCCGACACCTACGACAACTCCCACCTGGGGAACCATAGCCGCCCAGAGCCCGCCCGCTGGAGCGCGTATAACGCCAGATTCGCAGATCAGGTTGTCGGTCACGCAGTAG
- a CDS encoding PBP1A family penicillin-binding protein → MHVETNPPVEQEHDEQLALTPKQTAGKIGFLFLALIAATVGVLCGLLLVYSTDLPQIDELEHYRPSSITELYDDQGRQIGSFALQRRVIVTYDDLPKLLRDAVISIEDKDFEKHWGVDVWRVLGAAYRDFRSGGRVQGASTLTMQLSRNLFLSADKNFGRKLQEVMLAIQIERRFTKPQIFTMYANQIFLGHGVYGFEAGSEYYFSKHARDLTLEEASLLAGLPKGPSVYSPIRNPERALHRRNMVINALLEDGKITAEEAALAKSTPIRLHLQSAPNSMAPYFVEEVRRYLESKYGADEVHEGGLRVYTSLDLDYQRMAERAILDGLAAYEHRHGWKGHLQNISSTGQTVSSYTDPDWDQPIEAGSYVHGLVIAVSPGVAIAKLGRVNGLLTAADIAWTKQKDLRAVLKIGDQVYVHVTDIPPPRPDGTSPPLHVTLEQESGVQGALMAIENSTGDVKAMVGGRDFDVSKFNRATQALRQVGSSFKPYVYTAAIDRGAKPDDTILDAPVSFTNASGVWAPHNYDNKFEGLVTLRHALAQSRNVPTVKLAAQIGMPTVISYVRKFGITSKMETYLPVALGAAEVTLQEQVSAYSAFPNDGVRVIPRYIRRVVDYEGHSLEENYPEVKDVISVDTARTMTDLLQGVMLHGTAAAAGARLKHALGGKTGTTNDFTDAWFIGFSPSITCGVWIGFDEKKSLGEKESGALAALPIWERLMQVALVEHPEESFPGKPAPQSPVIKAQSTTVHSQAASVVSR, encoded by the coding sequence ATGCACGTTGAAACCAATCCGCCTGTTGAGCAGGAACACGACGAACAACTTGCCCTCACGCCAAAGCAGACGGCTGGCAAGATTGGGTTCCTCTTCCTGGCATTGATCGCCGCTACAGTTGGTGTGCTTTGCGGCTTGCTGCTCGTCTACTCAACCGACCTTCCACAGATCGACGAGCTCGAGCACTACCGTCCCAGTTCTATCACGGAGCTTTACGACGATCAGGGACGGCAGATCGGATCGTTCGCCCTGCAGCGCAGGGTTATTGTCACTTATGACGATCTCCCCAAACTCCTGCGAGATGCCGTAATCTCCATCGAAGACAAAGACTTCGAGAAGCACTGGGGAGTCGACGTGTGGAGAGTGCTCGGAGCCGCTTATCGTGACTTCCGCTCCGGGGGACGCGTGCAGGGCGCATCAACCCTGACGATGCAGCTCTCGCGCAACCTGTTTCTCTCCGCCGACAAGAATTTCGGACGGAAACTTCAGGAAGTCATGCTCGCTATCCAGATCGAGCGGAGATTCACTAAGCCGCAGATCTTCACGATGTACGCTAACCAGATCTTTTTGGGCCATGGCGTTTATGGGTTTGAGGCCGGCTCGGAGTACTACTTCAGCAAACACGCTCGCGATCTTACGCTCGAAGAGGCATCGTTGCTGGCGGGGCTGCCGAAGGGACCATCCGTATATTCCCCAATTAGGAATCCCGAACGTGCGCTGCATCGCCGGAACATGGTGATTAACGCGCTGCTCGAAGATGGGAAGATCACTGCCGAAGAGGCCGCGCTGGCTAAGTCCACTCCCATCCGGCTGCATCTTCAGAGCGCGCCGAATTCCATGGCTCCGTATTTTGTCGAGGAAGTTCGACGCTACCTCGAATCAAAGTATGGAGCCGACGAGGTCCACGAAGGCGGACTGCGGGTTTACACCTCGCTAGATCTTGACTATCAAAGGATGGCCGAGCGCGCGATACTCGACGGTCTCGCAGCCTACGAACATCGTCATGGCTGGAAAGGTCATCTCCAAAACATCTCCAGCACCGGCCAGACGGTCTCCAGCTACACAGACCCAGATTGGGACCAACCCATCGAAGCCGGTAGCTACGTGCACGGACTGGTCATTGCCGTAAGTCCGGGTGTTGCCATTGCGAAGCTTGGCAGGGTCAACGGTCTGCTCACCGCGGCCGACATCGCGTGGACCAAGCAAAAAGATCTGCGCGCAGTGTTGAAGATCGGAGACCAAGTCTACGTTCACGTTACGGATATCCCGCCGCCCAGACCAGATGGAACGAGCCCACCGCTGCACGTCACTCTCGAGCAGGAGTCAGGAGTGCAAGGCGCTTTGATGGCCATCGAGAACTCTACCGGCGACGTAAAAGCGATGGTGGGAGGACGCGACTTTGACGTGTCAAAGTTCAATCGCGCGACCCAGGCGCTGCGGCAAGTGGGATCGTCATTCAAGCCCTATGTCTACACCGCGGCCATAGATCGAGGCGCGAAGCCGGACGATACCATTCTCGACGCGCCTGTGAGCTTCACGAATGCATCGGGCGTATGGGCGCCCCATAACTATGACAACAAGTTCGAAGGTCTGGTGACGCTGCGCCATGCCCTGGCGCAGTCACGAAACGTTCCAACCGTGAAACTCGCGGCTCAGATCGGAATGCCGACCGTGATTTCGTACGTCCGAAAATTTGGCATTACCTCCAAAATGGAGACCTATCTTCCGGTCGCTCTGGGTGCTGCAGAGGTTACGTTGCAGGAGCAGGTCTCGGCCTATAGCGCCTTCCCCAACGATGGTGTGCGCGTCATTCCCCGCTACATTCGACGAGTTGTGGACTACGAAGGTCACTCACTCGAGGAGAATTATCCGGAAGTAAAGGATGTGATCAGCGTGGACACAGCGCGCACCATGACCGACCTGCTACAAGGCGTGATGCTTCACGGCACGGCGGCCGCTGCCGGAGCAAGGTTGAAGCATGCTTTGGGCGGAAAAACCGGCACTACCAACGACTTCACCGACGCCTGGTTTATCGGATTCTCACCCTCGATCACCTGCGGCGTCTGGATCGGCTTCGACGAAAAAAAATCATTGGGCGAAAAAGAGTCAGGGGCGTTGGCTGCTCTCCCAATCTGGGAACGGCTCATGCAGGTTGCGCTAGTCGAGCATCCTGAGGAGAGCTTCCCCGGAAAGCCTGCTCCTCAATCCCCTGTAATCAAGGCCCAGAGCACGACAGTTCATTCGCAGGCGGCCTCCGTGGTCTCCCGATGA